The following are from one region of the Magallana gigas chromosome 6, xbMagGiga1.1, whole genome shotgun sequence genome:
- the LOC105327652 gene encoding allene oxide synthase-lipoxygenase protein, whose protein sequence is MTTYKIKIKTGDRLGAGTNANVEIVLFDGSGKHTKPAKLDNWFRDDFERGHVDVFTIKDDTNVPEVTEIKLRRDTAGLFSDWYVDQVEVMNKNTKITSVFPVLRWIRPNVDLFIARHDTFLPQFDPRPQQRNAELQEKRSLYEYEEKIPGLPVQVKNVPEDEVYSISKKWDIAAKKLRLRTEKGLDKIFGCGPWKTFDDLTSVYSSYFKRPKAVDDWKSDESFGWQRLNSVNPNLIYLCKEIPTKFGVTEDDLASFLEGLTISEAISKKRLFLIDLEILDGVTCFKEYVCPAPIALFFVNDKGQLMPVAIQLFQQKGPDNPVFLPSDPPNTWLFAKMWYNVADTSYHQSVSHLGCTHLLMEGICIATNRCLSPSHPMFKLLGPHFLYLIAINDRGLNSLIVPGGYIDTAMAIGYVGALELLKKGVRKWRMNVDGIYPELLKSRGVYCKDGSILPTFYQRDDTLALYEAIHGYVTKYVNLYYDTSDKIIGDNEIQTFGQELTKSKSDGGCGILGVPLKNGRFTSAEQLTIVFTSIIFTSTVVHSAVNTAQYDTYGFPPNYPTRLDGAPPKNKNPLTEEDIVKCVVDRETTIEVMSLAIILSERITNALGDFEVNYTYDPAAVKIVEEFRNELKDIGQNINQRNEKLERKFEYLYPEEIPNSISL, encoded by the exons ATGACAACCTACAAAATCAAGATAAAGACAGGGGACAGGCTAGGCGCCGGTACAAATGCTAATGTAGAAATTGTTCTCTTTGATGGCTCTGGAAAGCACACAAAACCTGCAAAATTAGACAACTGGTTCCGGGACGATTTTGAGCGCGGCCATGTGGATGTATTCACCATCAAAGATGATACAAATGTACCAGAAGTGACCGAGATTAAGTTGCGAAGAGACACGGCAGGACTATTTAGCGATTGGTACGTTGATCAAGTAGAAGTCATGAACAAGAACACTAAAATCACATCTGTTTTTCCAGTTCTTCGGTGGATTCGTCCTAATGTTGACCTGTTCATTGCAAGACATGATACTTTTCTACCGCAATTTGATCCTAGACCCCAACAGAGAAATGCTGAACTTCAAGAGAAGAGATCGCTTTATGAATATGAGGAAAAGATTCCCGGTCTACCTGTACAg gtAAAAAATGTTCCTGAAGACGAGGTGTACTCGATATCCAAAAAG TGGGATATTGCAGCTAAAAAACTAAGACTGCGTACGGAGAAAGGATTGGACAAAATCTTTGGCTGTGGTCCCTGGAAAACATTTGACGATTTGACAAGTGTCTATTCAAGTTATTTCAAACGCCCAAag GCAGTGGATGATTGGAAAAGTGATGAAAGTTTTGGTTGGCAACGATTAAACAGCGTCAACCCAAACCTGATTTATCTCTGCAAAGAAATCCCCACCAa ATTTGGAGTGACAGAAGATGATTTAGCCTCTTTTCTCGAGGGATTGACTATCTCTGAAGCCATCTCAAAGAAACGTCTTTTTCTTATTGATCTCGAAATACTTGACGGAGTGACGTGCTTTAAGGAATATGTC TGCCCGGCTCCCATCGCTCTATTCTTTGTTAACGACAAGGGACAACTTATGCCGGTAGCTATCCAACTGTTCCAGCAGAAAGGTCCTGACAACCCG gtTTTTCTCCCCAGTGATCCCCCCAATACCTGGTTATTTGCAAAAATGTGGTACAACGTCGCTGATACTAGCTATCATCAATCTGTATCCCATTTAG gaTGCACCCATTTATTGATGGAAGGGATTTGTATAGCGACAAATAGATGTCTCTCTCCATCACACCCAATGTTTAAATTGTTGGGGCCTCATTTTCTCTACCTCATTGCCATAAACGA tcGTGGTCTAAACTCGTTAATAGTGCCAGGGGGCTATATTGACACTGCCATGGCTATTGGGTATGTTGGTGCGCTAGAGCTTCTAAAAAAGGG AGTTCGTAAATGGAGGATGAATGTTGATGGAATTTATCCAGAACTATTGAAGAGCAGAGGG GTATATTGCAAAGACGGATCAATTCTTCCAACCTTTTACCAACGTGACGATACGCTCGCGCTATATGAAGCTATTCATGGCTACGTAACCAAATATGTCAATCTTTACTATG ACACTAGTGATAAAATCATTGGTGATAACGAAATCCAAACCTTTGGACAAGAGCTGACCAAATCCAAGTCGGATGGAGGATGTGGTATTTTA ggcGTTCCCTTAAAAAATGGGAGGTTTACTTCAGCTGAACAGCTTACAATCGTCTTCACTAGTATCATATTTACGAGTACTGTTGTACATTCGGCAGTTAACACTGCTCAGTACGATACTTATGGATTTCCACCAAACTATCCAACAAGACTTGACGGAGCACCGCCAAAGAATAAA AACCCATTAACAGAGGAAGATATTGTAAAGTGTGTGGTAGATAGGGAAACAACAATAGAAGTCATGTCCCTCGCTATAATTCTCAGCGAAAGGATTACAAATGCTCTAGGAGACTTTGAAGTCAACTACACATATGACCCAGCTGCAGTGAAGATTGTAGAGGA GTTTAGGAATGAATTGAAAGATATCggtcaaaatatcaatcaaaGAAATGAGAAACTGGAACGAAAATTTGAATACCTCTACCCAGAAGAAATTCCAAACTCCATAAGCTTATGA